A window of Tursiops truncatus isolate mTurTru1 chromosome 8, mTurTru1.mat.Y, whole genome shotgun sequence contains these coding sequences:
- the LOC101319765 gene encoding phospholipase A and acyltransferase 3 isoform X2: MRAPVPEPQPGDLIEIFRPFYRHWAIYVGNGYVIHLAPPSEIAGAGMASLMSALTDKAIVRKDRLCDVAGRDRYQVNNKHDDKYSPLPPNKIVQQAEELVGQEVLYKLTSENCEHFVNELRYGIPRSDQVRDAIMVAGIAGVGLAAIGLIGIMFSRNKKQKQ; encoded by the exons CCAGAGCCCCAGCCTGGAGACCTGATCGAGATTTTCCGCCCTTTCTACAGACACTGGGCCATCTACGTTGGTAATGGATATGTGATCCACCTGGCCCCACCAA GTGAAATCGCAGGAGCTGGGATGGCCAGTCTCATGTCTGCGCTGACCGACAAGGCCATAGTGAGGAAGGATCGGCTGTGCGACGTGGCCGGGAGAGACCGGTACCAGGTCAACAATAAGCACGATGACAAGTACTCGCCGTTGCCTCCCAACAAGATTGTCCAGCAGGCAGAGGAGCTGGTGGGCCAGGAAGTTCTCTACAAGCTGACCAGCGAGAACTGCGAGCACTTTGTCAACGAGCTGCGCTACGGGATCCCCCGCAGTGACCAG gTCAGAGATGCCATCATGGTAGCTGGCATCGCAGGAGTGGGCCTGGCAGCCATAGGCCTCATTGGAATCATgttctcaagaaacaagaaacaaaagcaatga